The following are from one region of the Ornithorhynchus anatinus isolate Pmale09 chromosome X1, mOrnAna1.pri.v4, whole genome shotgun sequence genome:
- the LRRC8E gene encoding volume-regulated anion channel subunit LRRC8E — protein sequence MIPVAEFKQFTEQQPAFKVLKPWWDVLAEYITVAMLMIGVFGCTLQVTQDKIICLPSHVPRENASETPCSEPPRALPVGNREVQELSGLKNNLDLQQYSFINQLCYETALHWYAKYFPYLVVIHTLIFMVCTSFWFKFPGTSSKIEHFISILGKCFDSPWTTRALSEVSGENQKGPPGRAAAGGGPAGPGKAGAAEKTPAAEPEKVVTEPPAVSLLDKKEGEQAKALFEKVKKFRVHVEEGDILYSMYIRQTVLKVGKFLAILVYNVIYVEKIRFLVPCWVETAEVTGYASFCCNHTKAHLFSKLAFCYISFVGVYGLTCLYTLYWLFHRPLKEYSFRSVREETGMGDIPDVKNDFAFMLHLIDQYDSLYSKRFAVFLSEVSESRLKQLNLNHEWTAEKLRQKLQRNGQGRLELALCMLPGLPDPVFELSELEALKLEAIGEVTFPPTLSQLARLEELSLLHSPAKLPFSSLVFLRDRLKVARVQCAELREVPPWIFGLRSLEELHLEGLFPPELARAAALESLKELKLLKSLSLRSNAGKVPPSVADVAGHLQRLSLHNDGARLLALNGLKKLAGLRELELVACGLERIPHAVFSLAALQELDLRDNQLRSIEEILSFQHCRKLVTLKLWHNQIAYVPEHVRKLKGLEQLYLSHNKLETLPPQLGLCTNLRLLDLSHNGLRALPPGIGLLQHLQHLAASYNALEALPDELFFCRKLRTLLLAHNRLSQLSPRVALLRALTRLDLKGNRLESLPGELGDCAGLRKAGLLVEDALYEGLPADVREKMEEE from the exons ATGATCCCGGTGGCCGAGTTCAAGCAGTTCACAGAGCAGCAACCCGCCTTCAAGGTGCTGAAGCCCTGGTGGGATGTGTTGGCCGAGTACATCACCGTGGCCATGCTCATGATCGGAGTCTTTGGCTGCACCCTTCAG GTGACCCAGGACAAGATCATCTGCCTGCCCAGCCACGTGCCCAGAGAGAACGCCTCCGAGACACCTTGCAGCGAGCCGCCCCGGGCGCTCCCAGTGGGGAACAGAGAGGTCCAGGAGCTGAGCGGGCTGAAGAACAACCTGGACCTGCAACAGTACAGCTTCATCAACCAGCTGTGCTATGAGACAGCCCTCCACTGGTACGCCAAGTACTTCCCCTACCTGGTGGTCATCCACACCCTGATCTTCATGGTCTGCACCAGTTTCTGGTTCAAGTTCCCAGGCACCAGCTCCAAGATCGAGCACTTCATCTCCATCCTGGGTAAGTGTTTCGACTCGCCTTGGACCACCCGGGCCCTGTCGGAGGTCTCGGGCGAGAACCAGAAGGGCCCCcctgggcgggcggcggcgggcggcggccccgCGGGCCCGGGCAAGGCAGGGGCAGCGGAGAAGaccccggcggcggagccggagaAGGTGGTGACGGAGCCCCCTGCCGTCAGCCTGCTGGacaagaaggagggggagcaggccAAGGCCCTGTTTGAGAAGGTGAAGAAGTTCCGGGTGCACGTGGAGGAGGGGGACATCCTGTACAGCATGTACATCCGCCAGACGGTCCTCAAGGTGGGCAAATTCCTAGCCATCCTGGTCTACAACGTCATCTATGTGGAGAAGATCCGCTTCCTGGTGCCCTGCTGGGTGGAGACGGCCGAGGTGACGGGCTACGCCAGCTTCTGCTGCAACCACACCAAGGCCCACCTGTTCTCCAAGCTGGCCTTCTGCTACATCTCCTTCGTGGGGGTCTATGGGCTGACCTGCCTCTACACACTCTATTGGCTCTTCCACCGACCCCTGAAGGAGTACTCGTTTCGCTCCGTGCGGGAGGAGACGGGCATGGGGGACATCCCCGACGTGAAGAACGACTTCGCCTTCATGCTGCACCTCATCGACCAGTATGACTCGCTCTACTCCAAGCGCTTCGCTGTCTTTCTCTCGGAGGTGAGCGAGAGCCGCCTCAAGCAGCTCAACCTGAACCACGAGTGGACGGCGGAGAAGCTGAGGCAGAAGCTGCAGCGCAACGGGCAAGGCCGGCTGGAGCTGGCCCTGTGCATGCTGCCCGGCCTGCCCGACCCGGTCTTCGAGCTGAGCGAGCTGGAGGCCCTGAAGCTGGAGGCCATCGGCGAGGTGACCTTCCCGCCGACCCTCTCGCAGCTGGCCCGCCTGGAGGAGCTCAGCCTGCTGCACTCACCCGCCAAgctgcccttctcctccctggtCTTCCTGCGCGACCGGCTCAAGGTGGCCCGGGTCCAGTGCGCCGAGCTGCGTGAGGTGCCCCCCTGGATCTTCGGCCTGCGCAGCTTGGAGGAGCTGCACCTGGAGGGCCTCTTCCCCCCGGAGCTGGCCCGGGCCGCCGCCCTGGAGAGCCTGAAGGAGCTGAAGCTGCTCAAGAGCCTGTCGCTCCGGAGCAACGCGGGCAAGGTGCCCCCCAGCGTGGCCGACGTGGCGGGCCACCTCCAGCGACTCAGCCTGCACAACGACGGGGCCCGCCTGCTGGCCCTGAACGGCCTGAAGAAGCTGGCCGGCCTGCGGGAGCTGGAGCTGGTGGCCTGTGGCCTGGAGCGGATCCCCCACGCCGTCTTCAGCCTGGCCGCCCTGCAGGAGCTGGACCTCCGCGACAATCAGCTGCGCTCCATCGAGGAGATCCTCAGCTTCCAGCACTGCCGCAAGTTGGTCACCCTCAAGCTGTGGCACAACCAGATCGCCTATGTCCCCGAGCATGTGCGCAAGCTCAAGGGGCTGGAGCAGCTGTACCTCAGCCACAACAAACTAGAGACCCTCCCCCCACAACTGGGTCTCTGCACCAACCTGCGCCTCCTGGACCTCTCCCACAATGGCCTCAGGGCCCTGCCCCCGGGCATCGGCCTCCTGCAGCACCTCCAGCACCTGGCCGCCTCTTACAATGCCCTGGAGGCCCTGCCGGATGAGCTCTTCTTCTGCCGCAAGCTGCGCACCCTGCTGCTCGCCCACAACCGACTCTCCCAGCTCTCACCCCGCGTGGCCTTGCTGCGGGCTCTGACCCGCCTGGACCTCAAGGGAAACCGCCTGGAGAGCTTGCCCGGGGAGCTGGGGGACTGCGCGGGGCTCCGCAAGGCGGGGCTGTTGGTGGAGGACGCACTCTACGAGGGTCTGCCCGCTGATGTCCGGGAGAAGATGGAAGAGGAGTGA